The genomic stretch ATGATACAGTGGCAGTCCGCCACCCATCAGCGTCAACGGCGCCAACTTCAGCATTGATTCACGCACCGAGGGCTGATCTTGTAGAACCTTAGCAAAATCTTCAGAACTTAAACCCAATAAGGCAGTATTGGCTTTTTGTTCGACCAAGCTATCAGCAATCAGACTGGTACC from Pseudomonadales bacterium encodes the following:
- a CDS encoding heme-binding protein; this encodes GTSLIADSLVEQKANTALLGLSSEDFAKVLQDQPSVRESMLKLAPLTLMGGGLPLYHEGQLVGAFAVGGALVEQDIALASKVLEHFA